Proteins encoded in a region of the Psychromicrobium lacuslunae genome:
- a CDS encoding MFS transporter, translated as MTQRKMSQRKTVTLLYLLSGMLNASWGATIAATDLRLNLGPAQLSNILLSLAVGSMLAMPLAGQFAKRFGGSTLLAFSAPLASAALLGPALAVSTGQLLATVLLLGLGSGCLNIALSLQAVAVERATGQAMMSRLHATWTVGAVSGAALVSLSLQLGVSVVALMCAAAGLLTSLNLILVARASRAAALPEREPAAAPAANAIGRWRLMSFGLLGTAAFLAESAATDWAGVHASRTLGASAALAPLPYLGFFLTMMVTRFFGDLLRTRLGLRRAFRLSGMTALTGFLLILLTSAIPGGSELRLGLAVLGWSVVGAGMALIWPMVISAIGAQSDDPKAISWASTISFTGGLLGPTVIGYLAAASNLSIALLVPTALTLLLTALAPSILLRSTSSHNSGSKLLGGAGAEPIHVVHSHITPRATAQHGRK; from the coding sequence ATGACACAGCGAAAAATGTCGCAGCGGAAAACGGTGACTTTGCTTTACCTACTTTCAGGCATGCTCAACGCTTCCTGGGGAGCGACAATAGCCGCCACCGATCTCCGACTGAACCTGGGACCGGCCCAGCTGAGTAATATTTTGCTGTCCCTGGCGGTCGGTTCGATGCTGGCGATGCCGCTGGCCGGTCAGTTCGCCAAGCGATTTGGCGGATCCACTCTCTTAGCTTTCAGTGCGCCACTGGCTAGCGCAGCTTTACTGGGACCCGCACTGGCAGTGAGTACAGGGCAACTGCTTGCCACGGTTCTGCTGCTCGGCCTAGGTTCGGGCTGCCTCAATATTGCGCTGAGCCTGCAAGCGGTCGCCGTCGAACGCGCTACCGGCCAGGCGATGATGTCGAGATTGCATGCCACCTGGACCGTTGGCGCCGTCAGTGGTGCCGCTCTGGTCAGTCTCAGTTTGCAGCTAGGGGTCTCGGTTGTCGCGCTGATGTGTGCTGCCGCTGGCTTGCTGACTTCGTTGAACCTGATTCTAGTTGCCAGAGCTTCGCGGGCTGCTGCGCTGCCGGAGCGCGAACCGGCCGCCGCACCGGCAGCCAACGCCATCGGACGCTGGCGACTAATGAGTTTCGGCCTGCTCGGGACGGCTGCCTTCTTGGCCGAAAGCGCGGCCACGGACTGGGCTGGCGTGCATGCCAGCCGAACTCTGGGGGCCAGTGCGGCGCTCGCTCCGCTGCCGTACCTGGGATTTTTCTTGACCATGATGGTGACCAGATTCTTCGGTGATTTGCTCCGCACCCGGCTTGGACTTCGCCGAGCTTTCCGGCTCTCCGGGATGACTGCACTGACTGGATTCCTGCTGATTTTATTGACTAGTGCGATCCCTGGAGGATCTGAACTGCGGCTTGGTCTGGCCGTGCTCGGCTGGAGCGTGGTCGGCGCCGGTATGGCGCTGATCTGGCCTATGGTGATCAGTGCGATTGGTGCACAGAGTGACGATCCCAAGGCCATCTCCTGGGCGAGCACCATCTCTTTTACCGGTGGACTGCTGGGACCGACGGTGATCGGTTATCTCGCTGCGGCGAGCAATTTGAGCATTGCGCTCCTGGTGCCAACTGCCCTGACGCTGCTACTTACCGCATTGGCTCCCAGCATCTTGCTGAGGAGCACTTCGAGCCACAACAGCGGGTCAAAACTTCTCGGCGGAGCGGGCGCTGAGCCAATACACGTAGTACATTCCCACATAACACCAAGGGCCACGGCCCAGCATGGAAGGAAATAG
- a CDS encoding alpha/beta fold hydrolase produces the protein MSENTVKTGTLHLADTDLYYEVRGSGPWLALLGAPMEAAAFTPLAELLATNHTVLTMDPRGVAGSQLADPETDSSPELRAADLARVLEELKVDTLALFGSSGGAVTTLAFAEAYPDRVHTVIAHEPPLVELLADREQQRVGTEQIITAFKEQGSLAAWTEFFRVAGLELPPEVMEQMFGGEQSAEQLAEHRHFFLHEMKATTHWQPNLQGLREGGTRIMVGLGEESVGQLCDRTSQALAAGLDADLVSFAGDHTGFVDHPEAFAERLNEVLAGQ, from the coding sequence ATGTCCGAGAACACCGTCAAAACCGGCACCCTGCACCTCGCCGACACCGATTTATACTACGAAGTCCGGGGCAGTGGTCCCTGGCTGGCGCTGCTTGGCGCACCGATGGAGGCAGCCGCTTTCACGCCCCTGGCTGAGTTGCTCGCGACTAACCACACCGTGCTGACCATGGATCCTCGTGGTGTGGCGGGCAGCCAGCTGGCCGATCCAGAAACGGACTCCAGCCCTGAACTCCGGGCCGCTGATCTGGCTCGGGTACTTGAGGAACTCAAAGTAGACACCTTGGCCCTCTTTGGTTCCAGTGGCGGCGCAGTCACTACGCTCGCTTTTGCCGAGGCTTATCCAGATCGGGTGCATACCGTGATTGCTCACGAGCCTCCTCTGGTGGAGTTACTGGCTGACCGCGAACAGCAAAGAGTCGGTACCGAGCAGATCATCACCGCTTTTAAGGAACAGGGCAGCCTTGCCGCCTGGACCGAATTCTTCCGCGTTGCCGGGCTCGAGCTGCCGCCGGAGGTGATGGAGCAAATGTTTGGCGGCGAACAGTCTGCGGAACAGCTCGCCGAACATCGGCATTTCTTCCTCCATGAGATGAAAGCAACAACGCACTGGCAGCCGAACCTGCAAGGCCTGCGCGAAGGCGGCACCCGGATAATGGTCGGTCTTGGTGAGGAGTCAGTCGGGCAGCTCTGCGACCGCACTTCGCAGGCTCTGGCCGCGGGCTTGGACGCTGATTTGGTGAGTTTCGCAGGTGACCATACCGGCTTTGTCGATCACCCGGAAGCTTTCGCGGAACGGCTGAACGAAGTGCTGGCCGGGCAATAG
- a CDS encoding polysaccharide lyase 8 family protein, producing the protein MELRRRHFLQLSAGTASGLALWSFAAAPIAWAATDFETARARRVEILNGGLLDTTDQDIAAAVLASDSKAQGYWSSLEKSASRNYLWSDLSPFDSPEKANNSLDRLRTMAIAWSAPSSSLQGNATLLADVLSGLSFWGTKYSQNSAETGNWWFWEIGMPNLLADLGVLLYPKLSAAQKSSIDGFIAKFVGNPNLRTNSPTLKETGANRTDKAHIVIRHGLIIEDSTRVSVGRDALSDTAGSGANSVFGYVSAGDGFYLDGSFVQHSKLAYVGSYGLVTIDGLADILTLLAGTPWAVTDPKVRTLYDAALANYAWFVFDAQLMDAVRGRAVSRRENTGQLAGHTLAGAIVQLASSSTEYSTQLKALVKGWLQRDNTVSPLIGNSLNRARQLKAVLSDNAVLGSTALQRHLQTPDQDRVVHHRGSWAAAFSLSSKRMGRYEWGNGENNTGWYQGDGMLQTFVSTDRRSFADNYWATSDPYHLPGVTNGLQVRENGGVSGTGIPAATQAWAGGVGWLDRLGTAGMDHKAYDGDLVAKKSWFALDDLVVALGSGITASQGQRVHSTVESRKLQTGNNQPLTVDGVVQPGNLGSVQTINNPSWAHLPNVGGYLFLQPQPLSLLRETRSGSWRTVNVNGPTDQVSDSYQTIYLDHGTNPSGASYAYALLPGASAASTQSRAAAKGFTVLANNNAVQAIAVSQNNLSMANFFAAGSAGDLSVDQPAAVVAGEQPNQFGGTDLVVTVAEPSRHGQVVNLSVNRQAGTVLEYAEKTVFSSTPNKVVMAVPTTGTRGHTQQFRFGPLGSTVKHSASGSGQNQWSYSTGWTIGSLDAYTTTTGGTATLRFTGSRVYLQSAYGPGQGLIEVSIDGQAPITVDLFGAVRNGVRVAAAFGGLNPSSSHTLLVRCLGTQNPRATGHAAALSGAVVIP; encoded by the coding sequence ATGGAGCTGCGCAGACGTCACTTTTTACAGCTTTCGGCCGGAACGGCCTCGGGTCTGGCGCTTTGGAGCTTCGCCGCCGCGCCAATCGCCTGGGCTGCCACTGATTTCGAGACGGCCCGGGCACGGCGCGTTGAGATCCTCAACGGGGGTCTGCTGGATACCACAGATCAGGACATTGCCGCCGCCGTGCTGGCCTCGGATTCGAAAGCCCAGGGCTATTGGTCAAGTCTCGAAAAGTCAGCTTCTAGAAACTATCTCTGGAGCGATCTGAGCCCCTTTGACTCCCCGGAAAAAGCCAATAATAGTCTCGACCGGCTGCGCACTATGGCGATTGCCTGGTCGGCGCCGAGCAGCAGTTTGCAAGGTAATGCCACGCTGCTCGCGGATGTGCTTTCTGGCCTAAGCTTTTGGGGCACTAAGTACAGCCAGAACAGCGCGGAGACCGGGAACTGGTGGTTCTGGGAGATTGGCATGCCCAATCTGCTCGCCGACCTGGGGGTGCTGCTTTACCCAAAGCTGAGCGCCGCGCAGAAGAGTTCGATCGATGGTTTTATTGCTAAGTTCGTCGGCAATCCCAATCTGCGCACCAATAGCCCGACGCTCAAGGAGACCGGTGCGAATCGCACCGATAAGGCGCATATTGTGATCCGGCACGGCCTAATCATCGAAGACTCAACTCGCGTGTCGGTGGGGCGGGACGCACTCAGTGACACGGCTGGCTCCGGCGCCAATTCGGTGTTCGGCTATGTCAGCGCCGGGGACGGGTTCTACCTTGATGGCTCCTTCGTGCAGCACAGTAAACTCGCCTATGTCGGCTCCTATGGTCTGGTGACTATTGATGGCCTGGCCGATATCCTCACCCTCTTAGCCGGCACACCCTGGGCGGTCACCGACCCCAAGGTACGTACTCTCTACGACGCGGCGCTGGCTAATTACGCTTGGTTTGTCTTTGACGCTCAGCTAATGGATGCGGTGCGGGGGCGAGCGGTTTCTCGCCGTGAGAACACCGGGCAGCTAGCTGGGCACACCCTGGCCGGAGCGATTGTCCAGCTAGCCAGCAGCTCAACCGAATATTCGACGCAGCTGAAGGCATTGGTGAAGGGCTGGCTACAGCGTGACAACACGGTCAGCCCGCTGATCGGTAACTCGCTGAACCGGGCCCGACAGCTCAAAGCAGTGCTGAGTGATAACGCCGTGCTCGGTAGCACCGCCTTGCAACGGCATCTGCAAACTCCGGACCAGGATCGGGTGGTGCATCATCGCGGGAGTTGGGCGGCGGCGTTTTCGCTTTCTTCCAAGCGAATGGGCCGCTACGAATGGGGGAATGGCGAAAACAACACTGGCTGGTACCAAGGCGATGGCATGCTGCAGACCTTTGTCAGCACCGATCGTCGGAGCTTCGCTGATAATTACTGGGCCACGAGCGATCCATATCACTTGCCCGGCGTGACTAATGGCCTGCAGGTGCGGGAGAATGGCGGCGTTTCCGGCACCGGCATTCCGGCTGCGACTCAGGCCTGGGCCGGTGGTGTCGGCTGGCTGGATCGCCTCGGTACCGCCGGAATGGATCACAAGGCTTATGACGGCGATCTGGTGGCTAAGAAGTCGTGGTTTGCCCTTGACGATCTTGTGGTGGCCTTGGGCAGCGGAATCACCGCAAGCCAAGGACAGCGGGTACATTCAACTGTAGAGTCACGCAAACTGCAAACTGGAAATAATCAACCACTCACCGTAGACGGAGTGGTGCAGCCCGGCAATCTAGGCAGTGTGCAAACGATCAACAACCCGAGTTGGGCGCATTTGCCCAATGTTGGTGGGTACCTCTTCCTGCAGCCCCAACCGCTCAGTCTGCTCCGCGAGACGCGGAGCGGGAGTTGGCGTACCGTCAACGTCAACGGCCCAACTGACCAGGTGAGCGATAGCTACCAAACGATCTATCTAGACCACGGCACGAACCCGAGCGGTGCCAGCTATGCCTATGCGCTGCTGCCGGGAGCGAGCGCAGCTAGCACGCAAAGCAGGGCGGCCGCGAAGGGTTTCACTGTGCTCGCTAATAACAATGCGGTGCAAGCCATTGCGGTTAGCCAAAACAATCTCAGCATGGCCAATTTCTTCGCAGCGGGCAGCGCTGGGGATCTCAGCGTCGATCAACCCGCGGCAGTTGTCGCCGGAGAACAGCCCAATCAATTCGGTGGCACAGATCTGGTGGTCACCGTTGCTGAGCCCTCCCGGCACGGCCAGGTAGTAAATCTTTCCGTGAATCGCCAGGCAGGCACCGTGCTGGAGTACGCCGAGAAAACGGTTTTCAGCAGCACTCCGAATAAAGTTGTGATGGCGGTGCCGACGACTGGTACCCGAGGTCACACTCAGCAGTTCCGCTTTGGTCCGCTGGGCAGCACGGTGAAGCACAGTGCGAGCGGCAGTGGGCAGAATCAATGGAGCTACTCGACGGGGTGGACGATCGGTAGCCTCGATGCCTACACTACAACGACCGGCGGCACCGCCACGCTTCGATTCACCGGCAGCAGGGTCTATTTGCAGTCCGCCTACGGTCCGGGTCAAGGCCTCATCGAGGTCAGTATTGACGGACAAGCACCGATCACTGTCGATTTATTCGGTGCGGTACGTAATGGCGTGCGAGTGGCGGCTGCCTTCGGCGGTCTTAACCCGAGCAGCTCACATACCCTGCTTGTGCGCTGTCTAGGCACCCAGAACCCGCGGGCGACCGGCCACGCGGCCGCGCTCAGCGGAGCGGTAGTGATCCCCTGA
- a CDS encoding glycoside hydrolase family 35 protein — protein sequence MPSDNPALTTAEGKLFRYGKEHRLLGGAIHYFRVHPSQWADRLDRLKALGANTLDTYVAWNFHQRQPDADPDFTGWANLERFIELAAERELDVMVRPGPYICAEWDNGGFPGWLTGTPGIGLRSTERTYQEAVQRWFDVLLPRLTPLQASQGGPIVAFQAENEYGSYGDDPEYVAWTKQILHERGVTELIFSADGGNDFYLDGGSIDGMLATGTLGSRGAEAVHTWQRRRPGEHFIAAEFWNGWFDHWGEQHHRRDAQDAAANVAEILDAGGSVCLYMAHGGSNFELNSGANHDGALQPTVTSYDSDAPIAEDGRLTEKFHAIREVFGRFNQLPELGELAEPPRTLPLSSLDLAPGLSLLEAARSFSGTVSSVRPQSFEELGCYQGLVLYRAQPILPRGEFTLRVSGLHDRAIVFVDGEQLGVFEATEHEPLRLSGAGERAVVEVLVENQGRINYGHLLGQSKGIDGLLINQRLSFGWEQTPLALDELDQRRLAELTAVGHRDGSAAGFFSANLEVTEPLDTHLALPGSVKGFVWVNGFLLGRYWNRGPQQTLYLPAGLLQPGSNRLSILELEKAGSSVELLGAARLGSVGGGIEY from the coding sequence GTGCCTTCTGACAATCCTGCGCTGACCACTGCCGAGGGAAAGCTGTTTCGTTACGGCAAAGAACACCGACTACTGGGTGGTGCGATCCACTACTTCAGGGTGCACCCCAGCCAATGGGCTGATCGGCTGGACAGACTCAAAGCGCTGGGCGCAAACACCCTAGATACATATGTGGCCTGGAACTTCCACCAACGCCAACCCGATGCTGATCCGGACTTTACCGGTTGGGCGAATCTTGAGCGTTTCATTGAACTGGCCGCCGAACGCGAGCTAGACGTGATGGTACGCCCCGGCCCTTATATCTGCGCGGAGTGGGATAACGGAGGGTTCCCGGGCTGGCTGACCGGTACCCCCGGGATCGGCCTGCGCAGTACCGAACGGACTTATCAGGAGGCGGTGCAACGCTGGTTTGATGTGCTGCTCCCCCGGCTCACCCCGCTGCAAGCTAGCCAGGGCGGCCCCATCGTGGCCTTTCAGGCCGAAAACGAATACGGCAGCTACGGTGATGATCCAGAATACGTCGCTTGGACCAAGCAGATCCTGCACGAACGCGGTGTGACGGAGCTGATTTTCAGCGCCGATGGCGGGAACGATTTCTATCTAGATGGCGGCTCGATCGACGGCATGCTGGCCACCGGCACGCTCGGCAGCCGAGGCGCTGAAGCAGTGCACACCTGGCAACGCCGCCGGCCGGGTGAACACTTCATTGCAGCGGAGTTTTGGAACGGCTGGTTTGACCACTGGGGCGAACAGCACCACCGGCGGGATGCTCAAGACGCGGCCGCGAACGTCGCCGAAATCCTCGATGCTGGCGGCTCGGTCTGCCTCTACATGGCGCACGGCGGCAGCAACTTCGAACTCAACTCGGGAGCCAACCACGACGGCGCACTGCAACCCACGGTAACTAGCTACGACTCCGATGCACCAATTGCCGAAGACGGCAGGCTCACCGAGAAATTTCATGCAATCCGGGAGGTCTTTGGGCGTTTCAATCAGCTGCCAGAGCTCGGCGAACTCGCTGAGCCGCCGCGCACACTGCCTTTGAGCAGCCTAGACCTGGCGCCTGGGCTTAGCCTGCTCGAAGCGGCAAGGAGCTTTTCCGGCACGGTTTCCTCGGTGCGACCACAAAGTTTTGAAGAACTCGGCTGCTATCAGGGGCTAGTGCTCTACCGTGCTCAGCCGATTCTGCCCCGCGGCGAGTTCACGCTACGAGTTTCCGGTCTACACGATCGAGCGATTGTCTTTGTGGACGGTGAACAGCTCGGAGTCTTTGAAGCAACCGAGCATGAACCACTACGCCTCAGCGGCGCCGGGGAACGTGCCGTAGTCGAAGTGCTGGTGGAGAACCAAGGGCGGATCAACTACGGTCATCTGCTCGGTCAGTCAAAAGGCATCGACGGCTTACTGATCAATCAACGGCTCAGCTTTGGCTGGGAACAAACTCCATTAGCGCTTGATGAACTTGATCAACGACGCTTGGCCGAGCTCACAGCCGTTGGGCACCGTGACGGCTCGGCCGCCGGTTTCTTCAGCGCCAATCTCGAAGTCACAGAGCCGCTGGATACTCACTTGGCACTGCCGGGCTCGGTCAAGGGATTCGTTTGGGTGAACGGATTTCTGCTCGGTCGTTATTGGAATCGCGGACCGCAGCAGACGCTTTATCTGCCTGCTGGGCTATTACAACCCGGTAGTAATCGGCTGAGTATCTTGGAACTCGAAAAAGCTGGATCGAGCGTCGAGCTGCTTGGTGCAGCTCGACTTGGCTCTGTCGGCGGCGGCATCGAATACTGA
- a CDS encoding glycoside hydrolase family 2 TIM barrel-domain containing protein gives MSYLIDRGPGEGNRSAARARLSSDAAELSLNGDWKFRLLSAAPTEHNQGWLLGEGEQAEDFAAAGFDDADWDTLPVPAHWVLHGEGKYGRPIYTNVQFPFPIDPPFVPDENPTGDYRRHFVLPQDWTPSGRTLLRFDGVESTYRLWLNGIEIGVAKGSRLVQEFDVTEALRPEQNLLAVRVHQWSAASYLEDQDQWWLPGIFRDVTLLHRPQGGIEDLWVRADYLEGRGRIQVEISPGAQFPITLSVPELGLEQNWQSAADVTDVLLDDVEAWSAEVPRLYQLQLSNSVETVTLRIGFRTVQIVGDQFLVNGRPVMFHGVNRHETHPIRGRVFDEDHARADLEQMKRFNINAIRTSHYPPHPRVLDLADELGFWVIDECDLETHGFEKDGWVQNPSDDAQWREAYLDRIERTVERDKNHPSVVIWSLGNESGTGSNLAAMSAWVHRRDPGRPVHYEGDYTGAYTDIYSRMYASVPEVVSIATGSTEPLLGCSPAEASRQRQKPFIQCEYVHAMGNGPGAIDQYQALFDRFPSLHGGFVWEWRDHGLLSQNSDGESFYAYGGDFGEVVHDGNFVMDGLILSDDTPTPGLHEFKAVVQPLRFDFADNALVISNRRHSADSSDLELSWRFELDGEQLSSGKFTLTQPIAAGESQRVALPKAPELTEPSDGPGGAISGGGELVFTVVAALRDDTAWAAKGHPVASAQHLVSGHPRALSSLPSIKTSATAGTTGAMGVPARSWLGVAGFEHGRLVELAGLQVNGPQLELWRAPTDNDEGGISGSYDRDDPWSIRSIDTSQPSTAQQWRTAGLDRLRHRVESVHSGENFVSTSIRSAAADSSLWVRSTVSWRELQHHGKNALLLSIDIEPSAGWKMLWPRIGVRFELPATVDGARWFGLGPEESYPDSQRAAQLGKYRRHIDELSENYARPQETGHRSALRHLELLSQDQTVLSIAALADQNGRLPGFTLSRHTAQQVAAAQHPFELPSSNSSFFYLDAAQHGLGSAACGPDVWPEFALRAQARSMNFLIS, from the coding sequence GTGAGTTATTTGATCGATCGGGGTCCCGGTGAGGGTAATCGTTCCGCTGCTCGGGCCCGGCTGAGCAGCGACGCCGCCGAGCTCTCGCTCAACGGAGATTGGAAGTTTCGGCTACTGTCGGCCGCTCCCACCGAGCACAATCAGGGCTGGCTGTTGGGCGAAGGAGAACAAGCCGAGGACTTCGCCGCCGCCGGCTTTGACGACGCCGACTGGGACACTCTTCCGGTACCCGCGCACTGGGTGTTGCACGGCGAGGGTAAGTATGGTCGACCGATCTACACCAATGTGCAATTTCCTTTCCCCATCGATCCGCCATTCGTACCCGATGAAAACCCCACCGGTGACTACCGGCGACACTTTGTACTGCCCCAAGACTGGACCCCCAGTGGCCGCACCCTGCTACGTTTTGATGGCGTGGAATCCACCTACCGATTGTGGCTGAACGGCATCGAAATCGGCGTTGCTAAGGGCAGTCGCCTAGTCCAGGAATTCGACGTCACTGAGGCCTTGCGGCCCGAACAGAACCTGCTCGCGGTGCGCGTGCATCAGTGGTCGGCGGCGAGCTATTTAGAGGATCAAGATCAGTGGTGGCTGCCCGGTATTTTCCGCGACGTGACTCTGCTGCACCGGCCCCAAGGCGGCATCGAGGACCTCTGGGTACGTGCCGATTATCTTGAGGGCAGGGGCCGGATCCAGGTTGAGATCAGCCCGGGGGCGCAGTTCCCGATCACGCTGAGTGTGCCTGAACTAGGCCTAGAGCAGAACTGGCAGAGCGCCGCCGACGTCACGGATGTCCTCCTAGATGACGTCGAGGCCTGGAGTGCCGAAGTTCCACGGCTTTACCAGCTGCAACTCAGCAACTCGGTGGAGACGGTGACGCTGCGGATCGGCTTCCGGACTGTACAGATCGTTGGTGATCAGTTCCTGGTCAATGGTCGCCCGGTGATGTTCCACGGCGTCAATCGCCACGAAACTCATCCGATCAGGGGTCGGGTTTTCGACGAGGACCATGCCCGCGCGGATCTTGAACAGATGAAACGCTTCAATATCAACGCCATTCGAACCAGTCATTACCCACCGCATCCGCGGGTTTTAGACCTCGCGGACGAACTGGGCTTCTGGGTTATCGATGAATGCGATCTCGAAACTCACGGCTTTGAGAAGGATGGTTGGGTACAAAATCCGAGCGACGATGCGCAGTGGCGTGAGGCTTATCTGGACCGGATCGAGCGCACTGTGGAGCGGGATAAGAACCACCCCAGCGTGGTGATCTGGTCCCTCGGCAATGAATCAGGCACCGGCAGTAACTTGGCGGCGATGTCCGCCTGGGTCCATCGCCGTGATCCGGGACGGCCGGTGCACTACGAGGGTGACTACACCGGCGCCTACACGGATATTTATTCCAGAATGTACGCCTCGGTACCGGAAGTTGTCTCGATCGCCACCGGCAGCACCGAGCCGTTATTGGGTTGCTCCCCCGCAGAGGCTAGTCGGCAGCGGCAGAAGCCTTTTATCCAGTGCGAATATGTGCACGCAATGGGGAACGGGCCCGGGGCGATCGATCAGTATCAGGCGCTCTTCGACCGTTTTCCCAGTCTGCATGGCGGCTTTGTCTGGGAATGGCGTGATCATGGTTTGCTGAGCCAGAACTCCGACGGCGAATCCTTTTACGCCTATGGCGGGGACTTCGGCGAGGTGGTGCATGATGGCAACTTCGTGATGGACGGCCTTATCCTCAGTGATGACACCCCTACCCCGGGCCTGCATGAATTCAAGGCAGTGGTGCAACCGCTGCGCTTCGACTTCGCTGACAATGCACTGGTGATTAGCAATCGACGACACAGCGCCGACAGCTCTGATCTTGAGCTGAGCTGGCGTTTCGAGCTGGACGGCGAACAACTCTCGAGCGGGAAGTTCACCTTGACTCAGCCGATAGCGGCCGGGGAATCGCAGCGCGTGGCTCTGCCGAAGGCGCCTGAGTTAACTGAGCCGTCAGATGGCCCCGGGGGCGCCATCTCAGGCGGTGGCGAGCTGGTTTTCACTGTAGTGGCTGCGCTCCGGGACGATACTGCCTGGGCCGCCAAGGGGCATCCTGTGGCCAGCGCGCAACACCTGGTGAGCGGCCATCCCCGGGCGTTATCTTCGCTGCCGTCTATCAAAACCTCAGCTACCGCTGGCACTACCGGCGCGATGGGAGTGCCAGCGAGAAGTTGGCTCGGCGTGGCTGGTTTCGAGCACGGCCGATTAGTTGAACTGGCCGGTCTGCAGGTTAACGGCCCACAACTCGAACTGTGGCGGGCGCCCACCGATAACGACGAGGGAGGTATCTCGGGGAGCTATGATCGAGACGATCCCTGGAGCATCCGCAGCATTGACACCTCACAGCCCTCGACCGCCCAGCAATGGCGGACTGCCGGTCTTGACCGGCTGAGGCATCGCGTCGAATCGGTACACAGCGGCGAAAACTTTGTCAGCACCAGCATCCGCTCCGCAGCGGCAGATTCAAGTCTTTGGGTGCGCAGCACGGTGTCCTGGCGCGAACTTCAGCATCACGGCAAGAACGCCCTGCTACTGAGTATCGACATCGAGCCCTCGGCGGGCTGGAAAATGCTCTGGCCGCGAATCGGCGTGCGCTTCGAGTTGCCAGCGACCGTCGATGGCGCCCGCTGGTTCGGCCTCGGCCCGGAGGAGTCCTACCCAGACAGTCAGCGCGCCGCCCAGTTAGGAAAATACCGCCGCCACATCGATGAGTTGTCAGAAAACTACGCCCGGCCCCAAGAAACCGGGCATCGCTCAGCACTGCGACACCTTGAGCTGCTCAGTCAGGACCAGACAGTGCTCAGCATCGCGGCGCTCGCCGATCAGAACGGCAGGCTGCCTGGCTTCACGCTGTCCCGGCATACTGCCCAACAAGTGGCGGCTGCTCAACACCCCTTTGAACTGCCATCGTCGAACTCCAGCTTCTTCTATCTTGACGCGGCGCAGCACGGCCTGGGCTCAGCGGCCTGCGGTCCGGATGTCTGGCCAGAGTTCGCTCTGCGAGCCCAAGCTCGATCGATGAATTTCCTGATCAGTTAG
- a CDS encoding carbohydrate ABC transporter permease: MSATRASATDRSAGKSTSTTILVTAVLVLVAVYFLVPVYWVVVAATKSTQDLFASNGFLLGGTFSLWQNISQVLSYDNGIFLRWFLNSVLYAGVGALIATYLAAAGGYALAKYQFRGKNLVFGTILGGVLVPGTATALPMFLLFSQLGLANTYWSVLIPSLVSPFGLFLCRIYADSTVDTALLEAARIDGAGELRIFHTLGLRILSPALVTVFLFQLVGIWNNFFLPLIMLSDNSLYPITLGLNNWRSQVDRLPAFYELTTGGVLLSIIPLAIAMIVLQRFWRGGLTEGAVK; the protein is encoded by the coding sequence ATGAGCGCCACCAGAGCTTCAGCTACCGATCGGTCCGCAGGAAAGTCAACCTCAACTACCATCCTGGTCACCGCCGTCTTGGTCTTAGTCGCCGTCTATTTTCTGGTCCCGGTTTACTGGGTCGTGGTGGCAGCTACCAAAAGTACCCAAGACCTCTTTGCCAGCAATGGTTTCCTGCTGGGCGGAACCTTCTCGCTCTGGCAAAACATTAGCCAGGTACTCAGTTATGACAACGGGATTTTCCTTCGCTGGTTCCTCAACTCGGTGCTTTATGCCGGGGTGGGTGCCCTCATCGCCACCTACCTGGCTGCGGCCGGTGGCTACGCTCTCGCCAAGTACCAGTTTCGCGGCAAGAACCTGGTTTTCGGCACCATTCTCGGTGGTGTTCTGGTGCCGGGGACGGCCACCGCGCTACCAATGTTCTTACTCTTCAGCCAGCTCGGCCTGGCAAACACTTACTGGTCGGTGCTGATTCCTTCCCTTGTTTCGCCTTTTGGTCTCTTTTTATGCCGAATTTACGCGGACTCCACTGTCGATACCGCGCTACTCGAGGCGGCCAGAATCGACGGCGCTGGTGAACTTCGCATTTTCCACACCCTGGGGCTTCGCATCCTCTCCCCCGCTCTGGTCACGGTTTTCCTGTTCCAATTGGTGGGCATCTGGAACAATTTTTTCCTGCCGCTGATCATGCTCTCCGATAATTCGCTCTACCCGATCACGCTTGGCCTGAATAATTGGCGCAGTCAGGTCGACCGGCTGCCCGCTTTCTACGAACTAACCACCGGAGGCGTCCTGCTCTCCATCATTCCGCTGGCAATTGCCATGATTGTGCTGCAGCGTTTCTGGCGTGGCGGCCTAACCGAAGGAGCCGTTAAGTGA